A genomic region of Antennarius striatus isolate MH-2024 chromosome 4, ASM4005453v1, whole genome shotgun sequence contains the following coding sequences:
- the tcp11l1 gene encoding T-complex protein 11-like protein 1, with product MPKEADHLKDGGDEETKEERTQDTPEETVRSKVTESPNRGRTPQASPPRFVSIEELMETAKDVTNMALAHEIIVNQEFQITPAELPEGSLERKVKEIMHKAFWDCLEEQLKEDPPTYGHAIKLVAEIKETMLSFLLSGHGRLRSCIEEVLDLPLIQQQADNGALDIGQLSQFIIGVMGSLCAPCRDDDINKLKEITDIVPLFKAIFSVLDRMKLDMANFAINSIRPHMSNHAVQYERSKFHEFLQKNPNALDYTEKWLEDTARCMREGSKDCTAVVATSTGAGSFNFDVHPHSFLLLLRWDHASDPFPETFLMDQGRFQEMQQEVEKLVLLSSILLVAYTTAGEAISGLPGLMETLKNIVNVMLADMHTPSFNAQEAFSTIGEKLCDELSRCLRQHGHSSFSDEQKNTLKGQISATVQPDNTVHKLMDSRVQSYLTVFLESSQRKTSPALPGGLAPVGTELTELAVRFDRFVTFNRLVYSPYYKNILSKLLTSGEST from the exons ATGCCAAAAGAGGCAGACCACCTTAAggatggaggagatgaggaaacaAAGGAGGAGAGGACGCAGGATACTCCCGAGGAGACGGTGAGGAGCAAGGTGACCGAGAGCCCAAACAGAGGGAGGACTCCTCAAG CCAGCCCTCCCAGATTTGTCTCTATCGAGGAGCTGATGGAAACTGCTAAAGATGTCACCAACATGGCTTTGGCCCATGAAATAATAGTTAACCAGGAATTTCAAATCACTCCTGCAGAGCTTCCTGAAGGGAG TCTGGAGCGTAAAGTGAAGGAGATAATGcacaaagcattctgggactgtttggaagagcagctgaaggaggaTCCGCCGACGTACGGACACGCCATCAAACTGGTGGCCGAGAtcaaggag ACGATGCTGTCCTTCTTGCTGTCGGGCCACGGGCGTCTGCGGTCCTGCATAGAGGAGGTTCTGGACTTACCTCTGATACAGCAGCAGGCGGACAATGGAGCTCTAGACATTGGTCAGCTGTCCCAGTTCATCATCGGGGTGATGGGCTCGCTGTGCGCCCCCTGCAGGGACGATGACATAAATAAGCTAAAAGAGATCACAGATATCGTGCCTCTGTTCAA GGCAATATTCTCAGTCCTGGATCGCATGAAGTTAGACATGGCAAACTTTGCCATCAACAGCATCAGGCCTCATATGTCAAATCACGCAGTGCAGTATGAGAGGAGCAAGTTCCATGAGTTTCTACAAAAAAATCCTA ATGCCCTTGACTACACTGAGAAGTGGCTCGAGGACACGGCCAGATGCATGAGAGAGGGCAGTAAGGACTGCACTGCTGTCGTCGCCACATCCACCGGGGCTGGATCCTTCAACTTTGATGTTCATCCTCATAGCTTCCTTCTGCTGCTAAGGTGGGATCACGCCTCGGATCCCTTCCCAGAG ACATTTCTGATGGATCAGGGTCGCTTTCAGGAGATGCAGCAGGAGGTTGAGAAATTAGTCCTACTCTCCTCCATACTGCTTGTCGCCTACACCACTGCTGGAGAGGCGATTTCTGGCCTGCCAGGGCTGATGGAGACCCTTAAAAATATTGTCAACGTCATGCttgcagacatgcacacacc GTCTTTTAACGCACAGGAGGCCTTCTCGACAATTGGAGAGAAACTGTGCGATGAGCTGAGTCGCTGTCTCAGACAACATGGCCACTCTTCATTTTCGGATGAGCAGAAGAACACTCTTAAGGGACAAATCTCCGCTACTGTCCAGCCAGACAACACAGTCCACAAGCTGATGG ATTCTCGAGTTCAGAGTTACCTCACGGTTTTCCTGGAGTCGAGCCAACGCAAGACGTCTCCCGCTCTCCCAGGAGGCCTTGCTCCAGTCGGCACGGAGCTGACGGAGCTCGCCGTCCGCTTCGATCGCTTTGTCACGTTCAATAGGCTGGTCTACAGCCcatactacaaaaacattctcTCTAAATTACTGACCAGCGGGGAGAGCACCTAA
- the LOC137593717 gene encoding DEP domain-containing protein 7-like, with the protein MASIRERAAALNLAEKLCVRPQAHGAASKPVQSSCLWSGLISHLKSSVTVKRRRVHLKSHNDCFLGSEAVDVMAEHLSGAKGLEGVVVSRDKVVCVCQALLDCNVFEAVGTKVFGKDLKQNAFQDSKSALYRFLNFCTPSVDDLEQGALVNGIHKLFSSSVSDRQDQETCPTGSHVQMSTPVMLTQTAVKVTHLELPPAAGPSQEPVMDSLSPSRAQTNTFLPQSVVDEVWQEQTLLRLLNLVELPLLEGPLQCSQTPSSPARLSHSNPDLIYSSNHLDRQILKAFRESQEDEWLCAGLDCLDFLPDQPVVELSRELPQCQRGLTQCKLLLYRTLVKHYHTDRPPLLPQHMADIYTAIADLLVNAKLGKALQALQLCLKLLPPACRDELHRLLSFLALAADPLGIKLDKEVENRLAVKRSFSRAILHNKALPKDKEDLMVAFMLSNIRDIFRIPGALHKGVSEKLASLAQEKPPDVTGSAFCQQGSYSTKDTTDQELWILLNNIYLDTKISSKEKKRLLRQFHQAHPEIFNQYFGESALGVL; encoded by the exons ATGGCCTCAATCAGAGAAAGAGCCGCGGCGCTGAACCTGGCAGAAAAACTGTGTGTGCGTCCGCAGG CACATGGAGCAGCCAGTAAACCAGTCCAGTCGTCCTGCTTATGGAGCGGCCTCATCTCCCACCTCAAGTCCTCCGTGACGGTGAAGCGTCGGCGAGTCCACCTCAAGTCTCATAACGACTGCTTCCTGGGCTCAGAGGCTGTTGACGTGATGGCAGAACACCTCAGTGGTGCTAAAGGCcttgagg GTGTTGTTGTGTCGCGGGataaagtggtgtgtgtgtgccaggcTCTGCTGGACTGTAACGTGTTTGAGGCGGTGGGAACCAAAGTGTTTGGTAAAGACCTGAAGCAGAATGCCTTTCAGGACAGCAAGAGTGCTCTTTACAG GTTTCTAAATTTTTGTACACCTTCAGTCGATGATTTGGAACAAGGTGCACTTGTGAATGGGATCCATAAACTCTTCAGCAGCTCTGTTTCAGACAG ACAGGACCAGGAGACATGTCCCACTGGGTCACATGTCCAGATGTCCACCCCTGTCATGTTGACTCAGACAGCTGTGAAAGTCACCCATCTGGAGCTTCCACCCGCCGCTGGCCCGTCACAGGAGCCTGTGATGGACAGTCTGAGTCCCAGCAGAGCGCAGACCAACACGTTTTTACCACAGTCAG TGGTTGATGAGGTGTGGCAGGAACAGACTCTGCTCAGGCTGCTAAACCTGGTGgagctccccctgctggagggTCCGCTCCAGTGCAGCCAGACTCCTTCCTCTCCTGCCCGGTTGAGTCACAGCAACCCGGACCTGATCTACAGCAGCAACCACCTGGACAGACAGATCCTCAAGGCCTTCAGGGAGTCTCA AGAAGATGAGTGGCTCTGTGCAGGTCTTGACTGTCTGGACTTCCTGCCTGATCAGCCTGTGGTGGAGCTGAGCAGGGAGCTGCCTCAGTG CCAGAGGGGCTTGACCCAATGTAAGCTGCTGCTATACAGGACCCTGGTGAAGCACTACCACACAGACAGGCCTCCGCTGCTGCCCCAGCACATGGCTGACATCTACACAGCCATCGCTGACCTGCTGG TGAATGCTAAATTGGGCAAAGCTCTGCAGGCTCTGCAGCTGTGTCTGAAGCTGCTGCCTCCGGCCTGCAGAGATGAGCTGCACAGGCTGCTTTCCTTCTTGGCTCTGGCGGCCGACCCACTAGGGATTAAACTGGACAAGGAG GTGGAGAACCGGCTGGCAGTGAAGAGGTCTTTTTCTCGAGCAATCCTCCACAACAAAGCTCTTCCGAAGGATAAAGAGGACCTCATGGTGGCTTTCATGCTCAGCAACATCAGGGACATTTTTAGG ATACCTGGAGCTCTGCATAAAGGAGTGAGCGAAAAGCTGGCCAGCCTCGCACAAGAGAAGCCGCCGGATGTGACCG GATCTGCATTCTGCCAGCAGGGCTCTTACTCTACAAAGGACACCACCGACCAGGAGCTGTGGATTCTGCTGAACAACATCTACCTGGACACCAAGATTTCCTCAAAGGAGAAGAAACGCCTCCTCAGACAGTTCCACCAGGCCCACCCAGAAATCTTCAACCAGTACTTTGGTGAATCTGCTCTCGGTGTGCTCTAG